One Candidatus Desulfatibia profunda genomic window, ACGGGTAGACAAGCCCATCATTAAAGTACCTCGAACAATCGGCCAAGCAGATGAATACTATGTGAAAGCAATTTATAAACATGGCGACAGTTTTATCGAATCAGATGCTTCCGATATCCAAATAGATGAAATCACTGCAAAAGAAGTCCAGCAGGAAGTCTTGGCCTGGGAAACCTACGACCGCATCATCACTGCTTTAAATCCATCCCAGTGGCAGGATGCCGAAAAGCTTTTGTATGACAACCAGCAGTTTTTGAGCGAGCATCTCGATGCCGAGCGCAAACAGAAGACCGCAGGGCTTGTCGCTTTCTTTACTGAAATCGACGAAGGCGACCGCCTCGGCACAGCCACGCCCGAATCGGTTCAAAACCTGGAATCGGCCTTGATGTTTTATCAGCGCGCTGAAACAAAAGCCAATTCCATGCCGGCCGCTATTGACGTAGTGTTTATCCCGCGCCTGAAAACCGCTGAAACTCAAGGCCGCATTGCAAAATTAAACGCCGTGGAAAAGGAATTTGTGGCGGCTAGAAATGCCAAAGCAGCAACAATCACAACCTCCAAGGCGCCGGAGCCTTCAGAAAAACCGGAGCCTATAGAAAAAATAGTCGATCGTGATACCGAAATCAAAGTGGCCATGAAGGATTTCAAGACCAGAGATTATGTATCCGCTCTAAATCATTTTGAGAATATTTACAGCTCCCAAATTGCCAATCTCAAACAACCCGGCGACAAGAGCATAAGAGGACTGCTGTCGCTGCCTTTAAAACACAGGGCCGAAGTGATTTTTCTGATAGAATTGGATCGCTTGAGGAAAGAAAACAACAATGATGAAGAGCTCATTAAGCAACGGCTTGAAATGATATACGAAAACATTGATAACGGCGAAGGGCTCTGGTCGATTATTCCGGAGTCCAAACGAAAGTTGATAAAACGTCACATAGAAAAATATGGGACTTAAACAATGGCAATCGTAAGATGGGACCCCTTTAGAAATTTAACTACCTTGCAAGAACGCATTAATCGTTTATTTGAGGATTCTTTCCCGCACCTTGAGGGTGATAAGCCTGGCATGTGTGCCTGGACGCCGCCGGTGGATATTTACGATGCCGATGATGCGATTATTATCCATGCCGAACTTCCAGCAATCCGCAAGGACGATATTACTATTGAAATCAAGGACAATGTGCTGACGCTTAAAGGGGAACGTTTCCCGAATACCGACGTCAAAGAAGAAAAATACTATCGTCGCGAAAGATGCGTCGGGAAATTCCACAGGGCTTTTAGCCTGCCGGCCCCCCTAGATCCTCATAACACCAAGGCCACCTTTAAAAACGGCGTTCTTGAAATTGAAATACGAAAGCCCGCGGAAAAGAAACCCAAAAAGATCTCCATAGACATCAAATAGAGCGCCTATTCCCAGATAGCCCGGCTTTGGCGTGAAATATCCGGGTTAAAGCGTGAGCCGGTCTCCCGGATTCATGACCGTCACTTTGGCCGAAGTTTCCTGCTCCACTCTAGAGGCCCAGGCTTGCGGATCCTGTTTGATCATATCAAACGTATTATAATGGATCGGAACCACCTGCGCCGGTTCGATCAGCTTGACCGCCCGCAGGGCGTCGTCGGGTCCCATCGTAAAATTGTCACCGATGGGTAAAATCGCCAGGTCGATCTTTTCTTCACCGATAAGCTTCATGTCGTAGAACAGGCCGGTGTCGCAGGCATGATAGATTTTTTTATTTTCGATATAGAGCAAAAAACCGCAGGGATTTCCGCCATAGGCGCCATCCGGAAGGGCCGATCCATGGTGCGCAATGGTCAGTTTGAGCCGCCCCCAGGGATAATTAAATCCCCCGCCGATATGCTGCGGATGAACGTTTTTGATTCCCGCACTCACCAGCCAGTTTATAATTTCATAGTTTGAAGTCACGGTTGCTCCGGTTCGTTTGGCGATATCCACGGTATCCCCGAGATGGTCGCCGTGGCCGTGTGAAACAAGGATGTAATCGGCCGCAACGTCATCGGCTTGAACCGGCGACAGGGGATTGCCGCTGAGGAAGGGATCCAACAGCAGCTTGGCCCTGCCGGTTTCAATCAAAAAACAGGCGTGACCGTACCAGGTAATGTTGACTTTCATTGTGAACCTCCTTCTTGCCGGCAAATATACACCAATCGCTAAATTTAGGTGCAAAAGAATTTGCCACAAAGGCACGAAGTCACAAAGAATTTTTTTATTTTTCTTGGTGTCTTGGTGTCTTCGTGGCTGGAAACAAATGTTGCCATAAAAGTTTATCATTAATGGACTAACATCAGTTGCGGAAATCTTATCTTTACACTAAAATCTAAATAACACAATATGCCCATTCCGCAAAGCGCGCATCGGCAAACAGGGTGATTCTTAAATCGGATTTAAGGCCAAAGAAATGTCCACAACGACAATTGAAACGCCGCTTGAAAAACGGATAAAACGGCATGTGATCGGTCGGAAACGGCAGTTTTTCGCTGCAACCGCGCCGGGTCTTGAACCGATTTGCCGAGATGAGCTAACTTCGCTTTTGCCGTCGGGAACACCCATGGCAATCGTCGAAGGCGGGGTTGAATTCAAGGGGCGGCTTCACGACTGCTACCTCGCCGACCTGAAGCTTCGCACCGCCGGCCGGGTCCTCATGCGCATCGCGTCGTTTCATGCCGCTAATTTCCGGCAGCTTGAAAGAAACTTGATCGCTGTCCCCTGGGAGCTTTTCCTGCTGCCGGGTACCATGACCCGTATTCGCGTAACCTCGCGGCATTCCCGGCTTTATCATAAGGAAGCCGTTGCCGGGCGCGTTCAAGCGAGTATGGGCTACCGCTTTGCGCAAAGCGGATGCTGGCGGGAAGCCGCCCCGGACCCGGCCGTCACCCAGCAGATCTTTGTCCGGGTGTCCGCTAACCATTTTACCTTGTCCATCGACAGCAGCGGCGATCTGCTTTTCAAGCGAGGCATCAAACCCTGCTCAGCCAAGGCTCCCATTCGGGAAACCCTGGCCGCCGCCGCCTTAATGCTGGCCGGGTATAGCGGATCAGAACCCCTTATAGACCCCATGTGCGGTTCCGGCACATTTTCCATCGAGGCCGCCCTGATAACCCAAAACATTCCACCGGGCTGGTTCAGGGATTTTGCGTTCATGCAATGGCCTTCGTTTCAACCGGGACGGTGGAAGCACATGAAACAGGAGGCCGAAAAGAACATCATTCGAATAAAGGCCCCTTGCATTTTTGCCTCCGACCGGGACGACCGGGCGATTCGCGATCTAAAAAACAGCGTTACTCAACACGACCTGTCCGGCATTATCGCCGTTTCGACCCGAGATTTTTTCGACCTTGCGCCCAAGGAACTGACGAACCGTTCCGGGCTGGTAACACTTAACCCGCCTTTTGGGCGCCGGCTGGGATCGCAGCGCGAAAGCGATGCACTTTTTCTGGCCGTCTGCGACAGGCTGAAAAAAGAGTACAAAGGCTGGAAAGTTGCCCTGATTGCGCCCAACCCGCATCTGGCTGAAATGATCCCTTTCAGACTGACCACTCATTTATTGCCGCATGGCGGACTTAAGGTTGCCCTGATGACCGGAAGAATTCCCGACGAAAAGCCACCCCCTGATATAAGGCCGCGGCCAAAAGAATCAGGCCGAATAACGCCTGGTTGAAACCCGCAAACTTCGTCCAGATGACTTCTTCCACCGCTGTAATGAGCAAGGCGCCCAAAATCGGACCCAAGACACCCTTTACCGGAACAATCCGTGACGCCAAAAGCGCCGTTATGCTCAGCGTCAGGCTGAACCCTGAAACCGGGCTGACGTGGGACGTTCGCGCCAGGTGCAGGGCTCCTGCCAAAGAAGCAGGCAAAGCGGCGGCAATCATGCCCAACACTTTGACTGTATAGGTGGGGATACCGATAGATTCAGCAACATCCTCGTCCGCTTCGGTCTCTCTGGAATAGAGCCCCCAGCGGGAGCCGCAATAGAGTCCGTAGCCCAGTGTCGTCAGAACAAGCAGCAGCAAGATCAGGTAGCCGCAATGAAATGGTGATATGCTTTCAGGAAGATACAGCCCGGCAGGGCCGCCCGTGAATTTTTCCAGACTTTCGGCAAGTCTTTGAAAGATGAAAAGGACTCCTAAAGTGGCCAGGGAAAAATAGCCGTGGTTCAGCCTTGCCACCATACAAATACATCCTCAAGGATCAAGGCCACTCCCAGACTGGCCGTCAGGGATGCCACGATCTGCCCGGCAGCCGCAAGCCTGCGGAAAGGAGCCACAAGCAACAGATGGAGCATACAACCCAGTCCCAGAAATAAAGGAGCAACCAGTGCGCCCAAGGCCCACGGCGAGATCGAAATCCGGACCAAAGTTTTTTTATAGAGTATCGCCGCCAGCACGGCCAGGCTTCCATGCGCAAGATTGAGAACACCCATAATCCCGAAAGCCATTGAAAGCCCTACGGCTAAAAGCGCGTACACGCCGCCTAAAAACAGGCCGCTGATAAGAACCTGAATCACCTTATTTCAACCATTAAAGACCCGGGCTAATATTTGTGGCGCGCCGTGGCCACCTCTGGCGGCCAGATGATATGGTACTTGCCGTCGATAATCTGCGACGGATAGGTATTGATGGTACCGACCCCGTTTTCTGCAAAACTCACCACGCCGCCGATGGTCATCACCTTGAGATTTCTCAGGGCGGCCATCAGCTTCTCTTTGTCCAGGCTCCCGGCCCTTTCGATGGCCTGGACCGCGACTTCAAATGCCACCATGTAGGCCGGGGCCCAGGGAAAGTCCTCAAGGTTGATTCCGGATCGCTGCATGACTTCTTGAAAAAGTACCGGGTTCCCATATTCCATCCCCGGCGCCCAGTAAGACTGGCCGATCACACCTTCGGCACCGGCGCCCAGCCCTTTTTTGAAGACACCGCCGTGATGAATGACCTGAAATTCCTTAGGACTCAAATCCAGTTCCCTGGCCTGGCGCATAAACGCAATTGAAAACGGCACGTTGGCCGAAACAAAAACAATATCCGGCGATGCTGCTTTGATTTTCACGATGGCGGCAGTAAAGTCATGGGTATCCGCCGGAAGAACTAAACTGAGCGTTTCAAATTTCAAAAGGGGATTAAATTTCTTTTATTTTTAGGGATGGCTGATTGTAAAGATTAGACACGGTGACAAATTGCCAGTGATAGGTAAAATGAATCTGAACAAAAGAATGCCCTCTCTTCATACTGAGGCTGTAGTTCATGGGCAAATGGAAGCCGTGTCATTTAATCATTGCACGAATCGACTAATCAAACATATCTAACCAATCAAACCGTCGAAACAAGCTTTATTATCCATGCTCTACGCTCTATGTTCACCCCGTGAAATCTGGAAGCCATTTCACTGGGGCTTTTTCACCAATGACCACTGACTAATGACAAATGACCAGCATCGCGCAACCCGTAACTCGTATTCCACTGGGCCAGCGCCGCAGGCGTTACACTTTCAGCTTTTACACTTTGAGCCTTGACAGTCATTCAGAATAGAAATATTGTTGATAAAATTATAAAAATAGCCATTGACGAATAACTAATACCGCTTAATCGAATTTTATTCGGTTAGTTTGTCCTTTTAGATATGATTGAAGATAAGATCAAGAAAGAAATAATCGGCAAAATTTCTGTAAAAAGACCGCACAAGGTCTTTTTGTTTGGTTCCCATGCCTATGGTAAACCGGGAAAAGAGAGCGATATTGATCTACTGGTTGTTATCGACAAAGAAGGTATCCCAAAAAGCTATCAGGAAAAATCGGAAAATTATTTGGAAATAAGCAGGCTGCTACGGGATATTAACAAGAAAATATCCATGGACATTATAGTCATGACAAAAACCCAATGGTATGAATTTATTAATAAAAAAAGCGGTTTTTCAAAAGAAATATTAAGCAGAGGCATTGAGCTGATATGAAAGCATCGGTGAAAGAGTGGCTTGATTTTGCCGGAGTTGACCTGCTGGCCGCAGAACGTCTTTGTATTGATGAAAAATTAGCCAGTGTTGTCTGTTTCCATTGCCAGCAGTGCGTTGAAAAAAGCCTAAAAGCGCTTTTAGAGTCTAAAGACATTATTCCTCCGAAAACGCATGATTTAATAAGAATATATGGAATGATTGAGGGGCAATTTGATATAGAAGAGGATATGCTTGCCAGTTTAAACGGACTTTATATCGATTCAAGATATCCTGCCGCCTTCGGTCTTTTACCCCATGGAAAACCGGCGATCGAGGATGCTATAAAATTCTTTGAATTTGCCCGGGAACTTCATCAGAGGATAAGTGACCAGCTAAAAAAATAAAAGTACTTTCTACGTATCCGTCATTGTCTTTGCTCTATGTTCACCCCGTGAAATTTTTATCCTGTTGAATACCGCTCTGTTTACCCTGTTAAATTTCGAAGGACCATTTATCTGGAGCGGTCCTCTACAGGAGGATTCAACCGGGGCTCTTAGCTCTACATTGTCCTGGCACAAAAGAAAAGTTAAATTGTCTGACCGTCCCCCATTACAAAAATTGTATTTCAATAAAACCGTCTTACGATTTAATGAAATATCCGGGTCAACACGACAAATGAAACCCGGCGGCAACGTTATCACCTTGTTTCAGGAGCCGGTTGAAGGTTTCCACCGCTTTGGAGGTTTTTTCTTCGATCAACTCGATATTGTTTTCTTCAAGAAATTTGCGCAAGGCTCCGGTCGTTTTCATCTGCCCCGTGGAACCTTTGCCGATCTGCGACATCATCGATTTTTGCAACCTTAGCGTTCTCTGCGGCTTTGCGGTGATATAAAATATGATACGTCATCGTATTTAAGAATGCATGTCCTTAGGCTTTATCCACCCGTTCCTTCAACTCTTTGCCGCACTTGAAAAAGGGCAGTTTCTTCGGTTGAATTTGAACCTGTTCCCCGGTTTTAGGGTTCCTTCCGGTATAGGCTTGATATTCTTTGACATAAAATGTACACAATCCACGAATTTCAACCCTGTCGCCGCCGGCAAGGGCATTTGACATTTCATCAAAGAATAGGTTAACCACCGACTCGGCTTCGGATTTTGTAAGGCCGGTTTCATCTTTAAAGGCTGTGATAAGGTCTGCTTTGTTCATATGGTCCTCCTGAGTTAATTCCTGAATCTTGCGTATGAAAGCCTCCGACTCGTGCAACATTCAGTTAATTGTCAAATTAAATCAATATTCTAAATAACGGAATGGCAGTTGTCAATACATTCTGTGCACTTGGCCGGAAAAAAATAAACGATCAGGTTCATAAAACGTGTTGCGACGAAGGCCCTTTAAAGGAGCCACTGCTCCGGTACATTGATGCAAGTTGGCCTGTTTAGCCCGTTGGCCGGTTAACCGGTTTCCTTTTTCCATCAACCTTCTACCGCCCACGGGCCAACCGGCTAACGGGCTAGCCGGCTAACTCTTTGTTACCTTAACGAAAACTCCGGATCGGCAAAACCTTTTGAAATCTTGCTGTCATAAGCCGTGGTTTATTTGAATTACCCGTTTCCGGTGAAATAATTTGCATCCAGTGTTCCGTGGACAACCGGCAGGAATTCAACATCCGGAAGCTTAAACCCAAAGACCGTTTCCAGAAAAACCATGGTAATGCGAAAGGTCGCTCCCCAGAGCACTTCAGATTCGCCCTTGTACTTATGCAGAAAACATGGAAAGTCATCCAAACCCGAATCTTGCCCGTTTTGACTGGGGCTGTTTATCCGCAGTCGATAACGGGCATAAAAAGCAGGGTTCAATGCATTGCGAAGCGGAATGAAAACGACCTTCTCCACCTCCCAGTTGTTTCTAAATCGCTTTTGGCGGGGAATCCAGCAGATCAGGGGATAAATCTCCCGGAAAAACATAATCAGCCGCTGCGGCGGCATAAAACCCAGCAACTGAACGCTAAGGGGATTTAAACCCATCTCCTCAAAGCTTTCCCGCAAACCGGCGGCAAACAGCAGGGCCAGTCTGCGAGCCACTTGGGGATTATGTTTTTTCCACTCGGGCCAGTACGGCCAGCGTGTCAGGGGAGAACCCGGCAAGTATAAAAGCTTGGCCAACCAGGCATCCAGACGTGCAGAGACTCTTCCGCCGGGGAAGCAAAGATCTCCCGGCTGTCTGACCTTTAACGATCGCTTGTTTAAAATCAAACCGGGCTCTGAAGAAAATCCTTTGGCGCCGTCCGAGAGGCCCAGCAAAAACAAGACCGCAGAAGTGCCGGGCCGATCAAGACTGCCCTGCCCCCAGGTATAATCATGACGGTTTCGGCCATAAAACCCATGCATCACGTGTTGTATCAAGGCAGATGTGTTTTCTAATACATCCAGCATTTTTGTAACATAGCACAGCATATCTCTTCAGGTCACGGTATTTGTAATGCTATCGACCTTTCCTGAAATAAAATCGTGTTACGATTTTATGAAACTCCCGTCCCGCTTTCAGCGGGACGGGATCAGATTGGCGAAAGGTTTACCCACCTCCGGCGGGCTAAAATTCCTATATTTGAATTGATCCCGCGCTGCAAAGTTGACAAGTGTCATAAAGTTGCATAAACCCTAATACACAATTTTGCAGGTATGTGGAGGTAACAGCGGTGAAAAACTATGTCCATGGGTATTC contains:
- a CDS encoding Hsp20/alpha crystallin family protein, with protein sequence MAIVRWDPFRNLTTLQERINRLFEDSFPHLEGDKPGMCAWTPPVDIYDADDAIIIHAELPAIRKDDITIEIKDNVLTLKGERFPNTDVKEEKYYRRERCVGKFHRAFSLPAPLDPHNTKATFKNGVLEIEIRKPAEKKPKKISIDIK
- a CDS encoding metal-dependent hydrolase produces the protein MKVNITWYGHACFLIETGRAKLLLDPFLSGNPLSPVQADDVAADYILVSHGHGDHLGDTVDIAKRTGATVTSNYEIINWLVSAGIKNVHPQHIGGGFNYPWGRLKLTIAHHGSALPDGAYGGNPCGFLLYIENKKIYHACDTGLFYDMKLIGEEKIDLAILPIGDNFTMGPDDALRAVKLIEPAQVVPIHYNTFDMIKQDPQAWASRVEQETSAKVTVMNPGDRLTL
- a CDS encoding branched-chain amino acid ABC transporter permease, with amino-acid sequence MVARLNHGYFSLATLGVLFIFQRLAESLEKFTGGPAGLYLPESISPFHCGYLILLLLVLTTLGYGLYCGSRWGLYSRETEADEDVAESIGIPTYTVKVLGMIAAALPASLAGALHLARTSHVSPVSGFSLTLSITALLASRIVPVKGVLGPILGALLITAVEEVIWTKFAGFNQALFGLILLAAALYQGVAFRREFFRSSGQP
- a CDS encoding ABC transporter substrate-binding protein, giving the protein MKFETLSLVLPADTHDFTAAIVKIKAASPDIVFVSANVPFSIAFMRQARELDLSPKEFQVIHHGGVFKKGLGAGAEGVIGQSYWAPGMEYGNPVLFQEVMQRSGINLEDFPWAPAYMVAFEVAVQAIERAGSLDKEKLMAALRNLKVMTIGGVVSFAENGVGTINTYPSQIIDGKYHIIWPPEVATARHKY
- a CDS encoding nucleotidyltransferase domain-containing protein; its protein translation is MIEDKIKKEIIGKISVKRPHKVFLFGSHAYGKPGKESDIDLLVVIDKEGIPKSYQEKSENYLEISRLLRDINKKISMDIIVMTKTQWYEFINKKSGFSKEILSRGIELI
- a CDS encoding HEPN domain-containing protein; this encodes MKASVKEWLDFAGVDLLAAERLCIDEKLASVVCFHCQQCVEKSLKALLESKDIIPPKTHDLIRIYGMIEGQFDIEEDMLASLNGLYIDSRYPAAFGLLPHGKPAIEDAIKFFEFARELHQRISDQLKK
- a CDS encoding integration host factor subunit beta gives rise to the protein MLHESEAFIRKIQELTQEDHMNKADLITAFKDETGLTKSEAESVVNLFFDEMSNALAGGDRVEIRGLCTFYVKEYQAYTGRNPKTGEQVQIQPKKLPFFKCGKELKERVDKA
- a CDS encoding CoA pyrophosphatase — encoded protein: MLCYVTKMLDVLENTSALIQHVMHGFYGRNRHDYTWGQGSLDRPGTSAVLFLLGLSDGAKGFSSEPGLILNKRSLKVRQPGDLCFPGGRVSARLDAWLAKLLYLPGSPLTRWPYWPEWKKHNPQVARRLALLFAAGLRESFEEMGLNPLSVQLLGFMPPQRLIMFFREIYPLICWIPRQKRFRNNWEVEKVVFIPLRNALNPAFYARYRLRINSPSQNGQDSGLDDFPCFLHKYKGESEVLWGATFRITMVFLETVFGFKLPDVEFLPVVHGTLDANYFTGNG